The Nostoc sp. 'Lobaria pulmonaria (5183) cyanobiont' DNA window CTTCCTCTAACTGCTGTAAGAGTCGGGTAACTGTTACTCGCGTAGTATTTAAGACTTCAGCAATATCTTGATGGGTAACATTTAAATCAATTAGCTTGCCCTTATCTACGTCACGTCCAAATTTTTTACTTAACCAGACTAAAAACTGCCATAAGCGTAGCGAAATTGGTTTTCGATGCACAATGCTTAGTAGATCCTCTGTTTGTTGAATATGAGACAACAAAGCATTAATATCCTGATGCCACAAATGAGGTGGCACAATGCTTACTTCCACACCCGTGAGACATTCAATCTGGTAGGGCTTGACTCTGGATAAAGGATAGCCAATCAGATCCCCTAGTCCCCAATAACCGAGAGTGATGAATGTTCCATCTTCACTCCACGTTAAGGTACGAACTGCACCGTTTTCAATACGCCAAAGCACATCATTGTGAGGTGGAATTACTTCCCGACGGGTAAATATCTGCTGGGGTAATTGTCTGCTGAAAGCAGAGCTATTTGACAAGGCAGAAGAGTTTGAAGTAGAACTTGTGGAATACATCATTAACTGTAACTACATAATTATCAGGGAATCTTGCTATTTAAATGATTAAGAAACTCTAATAACTTGTATCAAAATTTACTTGTACATCGGAAAGTCTATTCTTCTCAATCAAAGCTAGGGACTTTAAAATCTTCTGATGGCAACAACTTTTGCTTAAGGTATCTATCAGTGACATAGAGCCAAAATTTTTAGTTATTTATTCGTTACTTTAATTGTGTAAGTTTAAGAATAGGTAAGCTTTTAGTAAAATATTTAGTTAACTTATTTTTAATTATTTAGTATTTTCTGAAGACCAAGTAAGATGGAGGCGCAAATA harbors:
- a CDS encoding Crp/Fnr family transcriptional regulator — its product is MMYSTSSTSNSSALSNSSAFSRQLPQQIFTRREVIPPHNDVLWRIENGAVRTLTWSEDGTFITLGYWGLGDLIGYPLSRVKPYQIECLTGVEVSIVPPHLWHQDINALLSHIQQTEDLLSIVHRKPISLRLWQFLVWLSKKFGRDVDKGKLIDLNVTHQDIAEVLNTTRVTVTRLLQQLEEEGTVLRHKRRIILRLPNKLIKNYSSAVC